In Scophthalmus maximus strain ysfricsl-2021 chromosome 5, ASM2237912v1, whole genome shotgun sequence, a single window of DNA contains:
- the si:ch211-252f13.5 gene encoding uncharacterized protein si:ch211-252f13.5, with product MARASRFLFGFLVTSILATGSVSEVCRGTHCFPGRDWGRSCVGARCPGRAEAAAPRRQFHHSAQSAQGPQVHPSYQRDAQFSLHQAQSAPLAPYIIQPQQGGFAQQTGADGTRRTNPRTITAEVFHPGCVGGTCPTTVAHRQTNDDGATRECKGIGCKLPLRMRQMPKPCAGDGCAPHGGDDGRGNPSPVHVTDRAAQYLDELPDLGSERGAWIQLTCDMKPGNNELPSEDALVLQLQLSKSQEKLVEALRGQQDEVKELQRLLGEQQGTLVNQQREILDQQRRMYDQMEQVKAQYNILMDSIKQTSFQSLQGDLDTHAETLSGQVRSHQAQQALSLHKVDMDASVMEVGRSPLACVSCGPEEYCGFSSGRPRCERCTVCPAGFFLVAQCSVHADRICQDRDECLEIADLCGDVQKCLNTPGGFRCHGMTERDANSGMCSHGYFFNSDMDECQACNECDGEPVASPCTFATDTVCSGPGAAESALSLSWAGDVSLQGQKGNIVDHVQLHIEGRGDASLVSAEDGRLVLRQHGLVWLDDNLSVSHGCRSFIQVCLRMNNTDGSEGQDLSGVRVEQRETRSLQSVTISGVAEVAPGHVISLSVRSASNSCNQSREGVQLYDPSAAPLSLLWLSHDTGAVAMTAQAMVSAHYHTNYRPVFRTTSTSDAYVVGLTHDGRGIRFAESGTVRFVFQQAVYSMGQACVTEGFQLLAYLSRNGTGMELSRTFKTGVHYRDTSVSLSGAAKVGPGDTLGFEILSPAQCNVRFFGDETGISTLSLVWVPAAISSSLSASVAHTGLPSGAVRNKPLFFRQTSAQVSQMGLLGKGSAEHRRDFVFRERGTASVALDLKLIHSCNLVKVTLLRRSAPEEAGGGGGREAEAARPFPLAQQVDGQMPEGSQWASVSLRASFQVHNGTAVFFTLDCVRGRVNQISHQTGSGVSVLWVAA from the exons ATGGCGCGCGCCTCGAGGTTTCTTTTCGGATTCCTCGTCACGTCTATCCTCGCCACGGGGAGCGTTTCTGAGGTCTGCCGCGGGACGCACTGTTTCCCCGGACGGGACTGGGGCAGGTCGTGCGTCGGAGCGCGCTGCCCGGGGCGCGCGGAGGCTGCGGCGCCCCGACGGCAGTTCCATCACTCCGCACAGTCCGCGCAAGGACCACAAGTCCACCCGAGCTACCAACGCGATGCCCAGTTCAGCCTCCACCAAGCTCAGAGCGCGCCGCTGGCGCCGTACATCATCCAGCCTCAGCAGGGCGGCTTTGCGCAGCAGACGGGCGCGGATGGCACTAGGAGGACGAATCCGAGGACCATCACGGCGGAGGTGTTCCATCCTGGCTGCGTCGGCGGGACGTGCCCGACCACCGTCGCCCATCGCCAGACGAATGATGACGGCGCGACGCGGGAGTGCAAAGGGATTGGATGTAAACTGCCCCTCCGGATGCGCCAGATGCCCAAGCCGTGCGCTGGAGACGGCTGCGCTCCGCACGGAGGAGATGACGGGAGAGGGAACCCGTCTCCGGTTCACGTGACGGACAGAGCAGCCCAGTATTTGGACGAGCTGCCGGACCTTGGGTCGGAGCGTGGAGCATGGATACAGTTGACGTGCGACATGAAACCAG GGAACAACGAGCTTCCCTCGGAAGACGCCcttgtgctgcagctgcagctgtccaAGAGTCAGGAGAAGCTGGTCGAGGCTCTCAGGGGCCAGCAGGACGAGGTCAAGGAGCTGCAGAGGCTCCTGGGCGAGCAGCAGGGGACGCTGGTCAACCAGCAGAGAGAAATCCTGGACCAGCAGAGGAGGATGTACGACCAGATGGAACAA GTGAAAGCCCAGTACAACATATTGATGGACAGCATCAAACAGACGTCGTTCCAGAGCCTGCAGGGGGACCTCGACACTCACGCGGAAACCTTGAGTGGGCAGGTTCGATCCCACCAAGCACAGCAGGCGCTATCTCTGCACAAGGTGGACATGGACGCCAGCGTGATGGAG GTGGGCCGCTCCCCGTTGGCCTGCGTCAGCTGTGGACCCGAGGAGTACTGCGGCTTCAGCAGCGGGCGCCCTCGCTGCGAGCGGTGCACCGTCTGTCCCGCTGGCTTCTTCCTGGTGGCCCAGTGTTCCGTCCACGCAGACAGAATCTGCCAG GACAGAGATGAGTGCCTTGAAATAGCCGATCTGTGTGGAGATGTACAGAAGTGTCTCAACACACCAG GTGGATTCAGGTGCCATGGCATGACAGAGCGAGACGCCAACTCCGGAATGTGCAGCCACGGCTACTTCTTCAACTCGGACATGGACGAATGTCAGGCCTGTAACGAGTGCGACGGAGAACCCGTAGCTTCACCTTGTACCTTCGCCACGGACACCGTCTGCTCCGGCCCCGGCGCTGCTGAGAGcgccctctctctgtcctgggCCGGAGACGTGAGCCTACAGGGGCAGAAGGGCAACATCGTGGATCACGTGCAGCTCCACATCGAAGGAAGAGGCGACGCAAGTCTGGTGTCCGCCGAGGACGGGCGTCTGGTGCTCAGGCAGCACGGTCTGGTCTGGCTGGACGACAATCTCTCGGTGAGCCACGGTTGCCGCAGCTTCATTCAGGTATGCCTGCGTATGAATAACACCGATGGCTCAGAGGGTCAGGACCTCAGTGGCGTTAGGGTGGAGCAGCGGGAGACGAGGTCGCTCCAGAGCGTCACCATCAGCGGGGTGGCAGAGGTCGCCCCGGGTCACGTGATCTCCCTCTCCGTCCGGAGTGCCAGCAACAGCTGCAACCAAAGCAGAGAGGGTGTGCAGCTCTACGACCCCTCAGCAGCTCCGCTCAGCCTCCTGTGGCTCTCCCACGACACCGGGGCCGTTGCCATGACAGCACAGGCGATGGTGTCCGCACACTACCACACAAACTACCGTCCAGTCTTCCGCACCACTTCCACCTCGGACGCCTATGTGGTGGGGCTGACTCATGACGGCCGCGGGATCCGTTTTGCTGAAAGCGGCACAGTGCGCTTTGTATTTCAGCAGGCTGTCTACTCCATGGGCCAGGCCTGTGTGACTGAAGGCTTCCAGCTGTTGGCGTACCTCAGCCGTAACGGAACGGGCATGGAGCTGAGCCGTACCTTCAAAACGGGCGTACACTACCGGGACACATCCGTATCCCTGTCCGGAGCGGCCAAGGTCGGCCCCGGCGACACGCTGGGCTTTGAGATCCTCTCTCCCGCTCAGTGCAACGTTCGTTTCTTCGGCGACGAGACGGGCATCAGCACCCTCAGCTTGGTTTGGGTCCCCGCTgccatttcttcctctctgtctgcctccgtGGCTCACACCGGCCTTCCTTCGGGAGCCGTCCGGAACAAGCCGCTCTTCTTCCGCCAGACCAGCGCTCAGGTGTCCCAGATGGGGCTGCTCGGGAAGGGCTCTGCGGAACACAGACGGGATTTTGTCTTCAGGGAGAGGGGCACGGCCAGTGTGGCCCTGGATCTCAAACTCATTCACTCCTGCAACCTGGTCAAGGTGACTCTGCTCAGGCGAAGTGCTCctgaggaggcgggaggaggaggaggcagggaggcagaggcagcGCGGCCCTTCCCTCTGGCCCAGCAGGTGGATGGTCAGATGCCGGAGGGAAGCCAGTGGGCCAGTGTGAGCCTGCGGGCGTCCTTCCAGGTTCACAACGGCACAGCGGTGTTCTTCACACTCGACTGTGTACGCGGACGGGTCAACCAGATCAGCCACCAGACCGGAAGTGGAGTATCAGTCCTCTGGGTGGCagcatga